A genome region from Bradyrhizobium sp. WSM1417 includes the following:
- a CDS encoding SIS domain-containing protein, translating to MPAESVDPDHKAFLDDYVGRLHRATAIDDGVFARISATRTVWLRAREQGGRVIFIGNGGSAGIASHLAIDLAKNAAVPALCFSDASMMSCLANDYGFEDWLAHAVRLNARAGDCLVAISSSGRSKNILNAVAQARTTKLDVITLSGMNAENPLRYLGDVNYYVDSRSYNIVETTHQFWMMAAIDLIIGRAEYPAS from the coding sequence ATGCCTGCCGAGTCCGTCGATCCCGATCACAAGGCTTTCCTTGACGACTACGTAGGGCGCCTCCACCGTGCGACGGCAATTGACGATGGGGTTTTCGCCAGGATTTCCGCCACCCGCACGGTCTGGTTGCGCGCGCGCGAGCAGGGCGGCCGCGTCATCTTCATCGGCAATGGAGGCTCGGCCGGCATCGCCTCCCATCTCGCAATCGATCTGGCGAAGAACGCAGCGGTGCCCGCACTCTGCTTCAGCGATGCCAGCATGATGTCGTGCCTCGCCAATGACTACGGTTTCGAGGACTGGCTTGCGCATGCTGTGAGGCTGAACGCACGCGCCGGCGATTGCCTCGTCGCAATCAGCTCGTCGGGACGTTCGAAGAACATTCTCAATGCGGTCGCGCAGGCGCGGACGACGAAGCTCGATGTGATCACGCTGTCGGGCATGAACGCGGAGAATCCGCTGCGCTATCTCGGCGACGTCAATTATTACGTCGACAGCCGCAGCTACAACATCGTCGAGACCACGCATCAGTTCTGGATGATGGCCGCGATCGACCTCATCATCGGTCGCGCGGAATATCCGGCCTCTTGA
- a CDS encoding methyltransferase domain-containing protein — MSPLHGPTMKNLFYVRHTCRLCHSDKQELVVPMAGMPIGTPNFQVPDASVDDPVFRAAVPMALHLCADCGHLQILHVGNPEIQYRNYVYTTSLSLGLREHFAGYAGDVVSRFAIAPGSLVVELGSNDGSLLGFFRERGMRVLGVDPAVDIARRATEAGIETIGDFFTDAIGRRILQSHGAASVVIANNMIANVDNLDPLVIGVRDVLAPDGLFVFETQYGVDVTEKNLLDTVYHEHLSYFNIKPLTRFFARLGMEVIDVQHIETKGGSIRVTVQRAGGAKTPSAEVARFIAEEDRLGVDQPAYYVPYAKRIAAIRDELVAMADAAHARGQLVAGYGVSVGTTTLLPQFGLENKIDFLVDDDPKKGNVMAGPGYDIPILPPAALYERKPAFVVVFAWRYVDPIRAKHAGYFAGGGKFVVPLPGISTIERAD, encoded by the coding sequence ATGTCTCCGTTGCACGGTCCTACGATGAAAAACCTGTTTTACGTCCGCCATACCTGCCGCCTCTGTCATTCGGACAAGCAAGAGCTTGTCGTCCCGATGGCAGGCATGCCCATTGGCACGCCGAACTTCCAGGTGCCGGATGCAAGCGTCGACGATCCCGTCTTTCGGGCTGCGGTGCCGATGGCGCTGCACCTGTGCGCAGATTGCGGCCACCTGCAGATTCTCCACGTCGGCAATCCAGAGATCCAGTACCGAAACTACGTCTACACCACCTCGCTCTCGCTTGGCCTGCGGGAGCACTTCGCAGGCTACGCCGGCGACGTCGTCAGCCGGTTCGCCATCGCGCCAGGCTCGCTGGTCGTCGAGCTCGGCAGCAACGACGGATCGCTGCTCGGTTTTTTTAGGGAACGCGGCATGCGGGTGCTGGGCGTCGATCCCGCCGTCGACATCGCGCGGCGTGCGACGGAAGCGGGAATCGAGACCATCGGCGATTTCTTCACCGATGCCATCGGTCGCCGCATCCTGCAAAGCCATGGCGCGGCCAGCGTCGTGATCGCCAACAACATGATCGCCAATGTCGACAATCTCGACCCGCTGGTGATCGGGGTTCGTGACGTGCTTGCGCCGGACGGGCTGTTCGTTTTCGAAACGCAGTATGGCGTCGACGTCACCGAGAAGAACCTTCTCGACACCGTCTATCACGAGCATCTGTCGTATTTTAACATCAAGCCGCTGACGCGCTTCTTCGCGCGGCTCGGCATGGAGGTGATCGACGTCCAGCACATCGAGACCAAGGGCGGCTCGATCCGGGTGACGGTGCAGCGTGCCGGCGGCGCGAAGACGCCGTCCGCGGAGGTCGCGCGCTTCATTGCCGAGGAAGACCGGCTCGGCGTCGACCAGCCGGCCTACTATGTGCCCTATGCGAAGAGGATCGCCGCCATCCGCGACGAGTTGGTCGCGATGGCCGATGCCGCCCATGCGCGCGGCCAGCTCGTCGCCGGCTACGGCGTCTCGGTCGGGACCACGACGCTGCTGCCGCAGTTCGGCCTGGAGAACAAGATCGACTTCCTGGTGGACGACGACCCCAAGAAGGGGAACGTCATGGCCGGCCCGGGGTATGACATCCCGATCCTGCCGCCCGCCGCCCTTTACGAGCGCAAGCCGGCCTTCGTCGTCGTCTTCGCCTGGCGCTATGTGGATCCGATCCGGGCCAAGCATGCCGGCTATTTCGCCGGCGGCGGAAAGTTCGTTGTGCCGTTACCGGGCATTTCGACGATTGAACGGGCCGACTGA
- a CDS encoding SDR family oxidoreductase, translating into MKCIVTGGAGFIGSHLVDRLLDDGHEVVALDNFVIGRPENLASRVDSDRLKIVRADVTERESIKPHFDGIDWVFHLAALADIVPSIESPIPYHRANVDGTVNVLEAARQAGVSRFVYAASSSCYGIPDVYPTPESAEIRPMYPYALTKNLGEQCVMHWCQVYKLPAVALRLFNVYGPRHRTTGTYGAVFGVFMAQKLAGKPFTVVGDGEQTRDFTFVSDVADAFVTAARSEVSNEIFNVGSDNTYSVNQLVELLGGDKVHIPKRPGEPDCTYADITKIKRILKWTPKVKFEDGVATMLKSMDQYKDAPLWTVDKIADATKDWFKYLGDNND; encoded by the coding sequence ATGAAATGCATCGTTACCGGTGGCGCCGGCTTCATCGGCAGTCACCTCGTCGACCGCCTCCTCGACGACGGCCACGAGGTCGTCGCGCTCGACAATTTCGTGATCGGACGCCCCGAAAATCTGGCCTCGCGCGTCGATTCTGATCGACTGAAGATCGTGCGGGCAGACGTCACCGAACGCGAATCGATCAAGCCGCATTTCGACGGCATCGACTGGGTATTCCATCTCGCAGCGCTGGCCGACATCGTTCCCTCGATCGAGTCCCCGATCCCGTATCACCGCGCCAACGTCGACGGTACGGTCAACGTTCTCGAGGCTGCACGGCAGGCCGGCGTCAGCCGCTTCGTTTATGCCGCGTCGTCCTCCTGCTACGGAATTCCCGACGTCTATCCGACGCCGGAGAGCGCCGAGATTCGGCCGATGTATCCCTATGCCCTCACCAAGAATCTCGGCGAGCAGTGCGTCATGCACTGGTGCCAAGTCTACAAGCTGCCCGCGGTGGCGCTGCGCCTGTTCAACGTGTACGGGCCGCGCCATCGCACCACGGGCACCTATGGCGCCGTGTTCGGCGTGTTCATGGCGCAGAAGCTCGCCGGCAAGCCCTTCACGGTGGTCGGCGACGGCGAACAGACCCGCGACTTCACCTTCGTCAGCGATGTCGCCGACGCTTTCGTGACGGCCGCGCGCTCCGAGGTCTCCAACGAGATTTTCAACGTCGGCTCCGACAACACCTACAGTGTCAACCAGCTGGTCGAGCTCCTCGGCGGCGACAAGGTCCACATTCCCAAGCGTCCCGGCGAGCCCGATTGCACCTATGCCGACATCACCAAGATCAAGCGGATCCTGAAATGGACGCCGAAGGTAAAATTTGAGGACGGGGTCGCGACGATGCTGAAGTCGATGGATCAGTATAAGGACGCCCCCCTGTGGACGGTGGACAAGATCGCGGACGCCACGAAGGACTGGTTCAAATATCTGGGAGACAACAACGACTAG
- the secE gene encoding preprotein translocase subunit SecE: protein MAVSPFKFLQEVRSETAKVTWPTRRETTITTIMVFVMVAVASIFFFAADQIIRVLITFLLGIH, encoded by the coding sequence ATGGCAGTCAGCCCGTTCAAGTTCTTGCAGGAAGTGCGCTCGGAGACCGCCAAGGTCACCTGGCCGACCCGCCGCGAGACCACGATCACCACCATCATGGTGTTCGTCATGGTCGCCGTGGCCTCGATCTTCTTCTTCGCCGCCGACCAGATCATCCGCGTCCTCATCACCTTCCTTCTGGGCATTCACTGA